The genomic stretch TTGGCGCGCGCCGGGTCGCCGACCAGGCTGGCGATACGGGCAATGTCGGGTCCTTCACGCATAGTTCGATCCTTGTCGAAGCATCCCTGTGAGATAAGCACTAATCTGGTGTCAGCTCAAGGAGCCGGCGACGCAAGCGACGATGGCTCCTGACACGAAACTGCCTAGCACATCGACGCGCATGACGTTTCGACCGCGCTCGAAGCGTCGATGCAGGAACCCAGAGGAGACGACCATGCCCATCACCTGCTTCATCCGCTATGAGATCGACCCGTTCGGCAAGGCCGCCTTCGAGGAATATGCCCGCAACTGGGGCCAGGCCATTCCGCGCTGCGGCGCCGATCTGATCGGCTACTATGCCCCGCACGAAGGCTCGGCGACGACAGCCTACGCCGCCTACAACATCGAGAGCCTGGCGGCCTATGAAGCCTATCGGGCCCGGCTTGCCGCCGATCCCGCCGGCAAGGCAAACTATGAGTTCGCCAAGCGAGAACGATTCATCCTCAAGGAGGACCGCATGTTCCTGAAACACGTCTCCGGGCCGCACGCCAAGCTGGTGCTGCCGTGATCGCCGTCATCTTCGAGGTCGAACCGGCGGAAGGCAAACGCGATGCCTATCTCGGCATCGCCGCCAATCTGCGTCCCTTGCTCGACGGCATTGACGGCTTCATCTCGATCGAGCGCTTCCAGAGCCTGGCCGACCCGAAACGCATCCTGTCGCTGTCGTTCTGGCGCGACGAGGAAGCGGTGAAGGCCTGGCGCAACACCGAAGAGCACCGGCAGGCGCAGCAGGCCGGCCGGGGCGGTATCTTTGCCGGCTACCGACTGCGCATCGCGCATGTGGTGCGCGATTACGGGCTGACGCAACGGGACGAGGCGCCGGCGGACAGCCGGGCGGTGAATGGGTAGGCCGTGCAGGCCCCCTCACCCAGCCTCCGCTTCGCTCGGCTGACCTCTCCCCGAGGGGAGAGGAGATCACCGGCGCTGGAGCCAATCTCTTCTCCCCAGTGGGGAGAAGGTGGCCGCAAAGCGGCCGGATGAGGGGGAGTCCGGCCCTCAGGCATTCCCGATCAGCACGCCCGCGGCGAACACCAGCGCGCCGCCCAGAACCACCTGGAAGGCGGCGCGCAGGAACGGGGTCTGCATGTAGCGGTTCTGGACGAAGGCGATGGCCCACAGTTCGAAGAACACCACGACCGCCGCCACCGCCGTCGCCGTCCAGAAGCTCGGGATGAGATAGGGCAGCGCGTGGCCGAGACCGCCGAGCGTCGTCATGATGCCGACGGTCAGGCCGCGCTTGACCGGTGAGCCGCGGCCCGACAATTTGCCGTCGTCGGACGCGACTTCGGTGAAGCCCATCGAAATGCCGGCACCGATCGAGGCGGCAAGGCCGACCAGCAGCGTCTGCCAGGTGTCGTGTGTGGCAAAGGCGGCGGCGAAGATCGGCGCCAGCGTCGACACCGAACCGTCCATCAATCCGGCAAGGCCCGGCTGGACATAGGTGAGGATGAACTGGCGCTGTTCGGCGGTGGCCTCTTCGTCCTTGACGTCGCCCGGAACATGCTTCTGCTCCAGTTGGTGCGCCGAGTTCTCGTGCCCCTGCTCGGCCGCCGCCAGGTCGCCGAGCAGTTTGCGGGTCGAGGCATCCGTGGTGCGCTTGGCCGCTTCGACATAGAAACGGTAGGCCTGCTGCTCCATCGCCTCGGCCTGGCGGCGGACATGCTCGATGCCGAGCGGCCTCACCAGCCAATCGGGCTTGCGTTCATAATAGCCCCTCACATGTTCGCGCCGGATCAGCGGAATGCGCTCGCCGAAGCGCTTGCGGAAGAGCTCGATGAGGGAGTCGCGATGGCCGTCCTCTTCCTCGGCCATCGCCTCGAACACCTTTGCCGATTGCGGAAAGCTTTCCGCCAGCCCGTCGGCATAGGCGCGGTAGATGCGCCCGTCATCTTCCTCGGATGAAATGGCCAGCGCCAGGATCTCCTGCTCGGAGAGCGATTCGAAGGGGCGGCGGCCGAAGCCGAAAACACGGGAAAGCATGAGGAAATCACCCTAGTTTAGAATTGTTCTAAACTAGGGTTTGGCGTGCTCCGGGTCAATCGCGCTGAGGGTCACGGGTTCAAGAATTGTTGAAGAGTGCAAGCGGCTCCACCTCTTCATTATTGATGAAGATTAACCTATATAGCTGAACCTAACACAAGAGTGAGGATCCCGCATGACGAAACCGCACCCCCAGCATTTCGACCCGAAACCCGTCCTCGATCTCATCGCCAGCATCGAGGCCGATCTGCAGCGGCTGAAGGGCCTGGTCGAGCAGCAGATCGAAAAATTCGACCCCGCCAACCCGCACAACAAGGCCCCGGACGGCAAGCTGACCGAGGAAGGGGTCGAGTGCTGCTACCGCCTGTTCGACGAAGGCAAGTCGCGCTATTCGGTGGCCCAGCAGATGAAGATCTCGTTCGCCGCCGCGACGCACCGCTTCAACAATTGGCGCAAGCTTGGCGGGACGAAGAGGCAGCGGACGCTGCTTGGCTAGGCCTGGGCTAAACGGCCTGGCGGACAGGAGGCGGCCAACTGGCGATCTCAGCGCCGCCTCTCATTGCCCTCCCGGGCATTTCTCCCCCGTAAGCGGGGAGAAAGAAGCTGTTTCAGCGCCGCCACCTCTTCTGCCACGCTCACTCGCTGGCGAAACCGCCGACAACATCGCTCCTCTTCCCGTCGCTATACGGGGCGAGGATGCCGGCAGGCAAGGTGAGGGGCAGCGCTGCCGTTGGCAGTGACTCACCAACATTGTCACGGTCACATTTTTTCAATGGTACGCCGCGTGTCTTTGCGGGCATCATGAGAAGAGAATGCCTCTTCCACTGGACCTCGCATGACCGCCACCACCCCTCCCGGCATCGCCGACATCCACGCCGCCGCGGCCCGCCTCTCCGGCCTGATCGTCGAAACCCCGCTGCTCGAATCGGCGGAGCTGAACAAGCGCTTCGGCGGGCGCATCCTGTTCAAGCCGGAGACGCTGCAGCGCACCGGCTCGTTCAAGTTCCGCGGCGCCTACAACAAGCTGTCGTCGCTGAGCGA from Mesorhizobium sp. 113-3-3 encodes the following:
- a CDS encoding NIPSNAP family protein, translating into MPITCFIRYEIDPFGKAAFEEYARNWGQAIPRCGADLIGYYAPHEGSATTAYAAYNIESLAAYEAYRARLAADPAGKANYEFAKRERFILKEDRMFLKHVSGPHAKLVLP
- a CDS encoding antibiotic biosynthesis monooxygenase family protein is translated as MIAVIFEVEPAEGKRDAYLGIAANLRPLLDGIDGFISIERFQSLADPKRILSLSFWRDEEAVKAWRNTEEHRQAQQAGRGGIFAGYRLRIAHVVRDYGLTQRDEAPADSRAVNG
- the mbfA gene encoding iron exporter MbfA: MLSRVFGFGRRPFESLSEQEILALAISSEEDDGRIYRAYADGLAESFPQSAKVFEAMAEEEDGHRDSLIELFRKRFGERIPLIRREHVRGYYERKPDWLVRPLGIEHVRRQAEAMEQQAYRFYVEAAKRTTDASTRKLLGDLAAAEQGHENSAHQLEQKHVPGDVKDEEATAEQRQFILTYVQPGLAGLMDGSVSTLAPIFAAAFATHDTWQTLLVGLAASIGAGISMGFTEVASDDGKLSGRGSPVKRGLTVGIMTTLGGLGHALPYLIPSFWTATAVAAVVVFFELWAIAFVQNRYMQTPFLRAAFQVVLGGALVFAAGVLIGNA